One Marinibacterium anthonyi genomic region harbors:
- a CDS encoding Omega-amino acid--pyruvate aminotransferase, whose protein sequence is MSVITNHMPTSELQALDAAHHMHPFTQGSGLAAKGARVITRANGVWLTDSEGNEILDGMAGLWCVNIGYGREELAEVAARQMKELPYYNTFFQTTHVPAIALAQKIAELAPGDLNNVFFAGSGSEANDTNIRMVRTYWEQKGKPEKTVIISRWNAYHGSSMGSGSLGGMVGMHAQGGMPIPGIHHIGQPNWWAEGGDMTPEEFGLMRAKELEAAIKELGEDKVAAFIAEPIQGAGGVIIPPSTYWPEIQRICDEHEILLIADEVICGFGRTGNWFGSQTVDIRPDIMTIAKGLSSGYQPIGGSVVSDEVAGVIAGTEFNHGYTYSGHPVAAAVALENLRILEEEKIVETVATKTGPYLKAKWESLTDHPLVGEAKIVGMMGSIAMTPDKASRAAFAADAGTAGFICRERCFANNLVMRHVGDRMIISPPLVISEGEIDLLIERATKALDETLVQLEEKGLMTKPS, encoded by the coding sequence ATGTCCGTCATCACCAACCACATGCCCACGTCCGAGCTGCAGGCTCTGGACGCCGCGCATCACATGCATCCGTTCACCCAAGGGTCCGGCCTGGCCGCCAAGGGCGCGCGTGTGATCACACGGGCGAACGGCGTCTGGCTGACCGACAGCGAAGGCAACGAGATCCTGGATGGGATGGCCGGGCTGTGGTGCGTGAACATCGGCTACGGGCGCGAGGAACTGGCCGAGGTGGCGGCGCGCCAGATGAAGGAACTGCCGTATTACAACACCTTCTTTCAAACGACCCACGTGCCGGCCATCGCGCTGGCCCAGAAGATCGCGGAACTGGCGCCGGGCGATTTGAACAATGTCTTCTTCGCCGGATCGGGGTCCGAGGCCAACGACACCAACATCCGCATGGTCCGCACCTACTGGGAACAGAAGGGCAAGCCCGAGAAGACCGTGATCATTTCGCGCTGGAATGCCTACCACGGGTCGTCGATGGGCTCGGGTTCGTTGGGCGGCATGGTGGGCATGCACGCGCAGGGCGGCATGCCGATCCCGGGGATCCACCACATCGGCCAGCCGAACTGGTGGGCCGAAGGCGGTGACATGACGCCCGAAGAGTTCGGCCTGATGCGCGCGAAGGAGCTGGAAGCGGCGATCAAGGAGCTGGGCGAAGACAAGGTCGCGGCCTTCATCGCCGAGCCGATCCAGGGCGCGGGCGGGGTGATCATTCCGCCCAGCACCTACTGGCCCGAGATTCAGCGGATCTGTGACGAACACGAGATCCTGCTGATCGCCGACGAGGTGATCTGCGGCTTTGGGCGGACGGGCAACTGGTTCGGCAGCCAGACCGTGGATATCCGGCCCGACATCATGACCATCGCCAAGGGGCTGTCGTCCGGCTACCAGCCGATCGGCGGGTCGGTGGTGTCCGACGAGGTGGCCGGCGTGATCGCCGGGACCGAGTTCAACCATGGCTACACCTATTCGGGCCATCCGGTGGCGGCGGCCGTGGCGCTGGAGAACCTGCGGATCCTGGAAGAAGAGAAGATCGTCGAGACGGTGGCCACGAAGACCGGCCCCTACCTGAAGGCGAAATGGGAGAGCCTGACGGATCACCCGCTGGTGGGCGAGGCGAAGATCGTGGGCATGATGGGATCGATCGCGATGACCCCGGACAAGGCGTCGCGCGCGGCGTTTGCGGCGGATGCGGGCACGGCCGGGTTCATCTGCCGGGAACGGTGCTTTGCCAACAACCTGGTGATGCGCCACGTGGGCGACCGGATGATCATTTCGCCGCCGCTGGTGATCTCGGAAGGGGAAATCGACCTGCTGATCGAACGCGCCACCAAGGCCCTGGACGAAACGCTTGTCCAGCTGGAAGAGAAGGGCCTGATGACGAAACCCTCGTAA
- the mcbR_4 gene encoding HTH-type transcriptional regulator McbR translates to MNEKAAISTVPAEAPEHERVYRALRSRVLYGDLRPGQPVTIQGLISELGAGMTPVREAIRRMTSDGGLIFQGNRRVSVPVLDRSNVEEILFLRCQIEPELTRRACLVCTPDVIADLRQADGALDTAISEGDIAGYLRQNHRFHERLYDSAGAPILAQTVARLWLRFGPSLRVVCGRFGTLNLPDRHREILAALEAGDPEAASEAMRHDIAEGMSQVLAVLEEGAAQV, encoded by the coding sequence ATGAACGAAAAGGCAGCGATCTCTACCGTCCCGGCGGAAGCGCCGGAACATGAACGCGTTTACCGGGCGCTGCGGTCGCGTGTGCTGTACGGCGACCTGCGTCCGGGCCAGCCGGTCACGATCCAGGGGCTGATTTCAGAACTCGGCGCCGGGATGACCCCCGTGCGCGAGGCGATTCGCCGGATGACCTCCGATGGCGGGCTGATCTTTCAGGGCAACCGGCGGGTATCCGTGCCGGTGCTGGACCGGTCGAATGTGGAAGAGATTCTCTTTCTGCGCTGCCAGATCGAACCGGAACTGACTCGCCGTGCCTGCTTGGTCTGTACGCCCGACGTGATTGCCGATCTGCGCCAGGCGGATGGCGCGCTGGACACCGCGATATCCGAGGGCGACATCGCCGGATACCTGCGCCAGAACCATCGCTTTCACGAACGGCTGTACGACTCTGCCGGGGCGCCGATCCTGGCCCAGACGGTGGCGCGCCTGTGGCTGCGCTTTGGCCCGTCGCTGCGGGTGGTCTGCGGTCGTTTCGGCACGCTGAACCTGCCGGACCGCCACCGCGAGATCCTGGCCGCGCTCGAGGCGGGCGATCCGGAAGCCGCATCCGAGGCGATGCGCCACGACATCGCGGAAGGCATGAGCCAGGTGCTTGCCGTGCTGGAAGAGGGCGCCGCCCAGGTGTGA
- the potF_4 gene encoding Putrescine-binding periplasmic protein precursor gives MKLHALTLTAIAALATAASAEEVRVYNWSDYIDEALLEKFETETGIDLIYDVFDSNELLETKMLAGGSGYDVVVPTGTFLQRQIMAGAFQKLDKSKLPNLDNMWDAIEERTAQYDPDNEYSINYMWGTTGLGVNVGKVQEILGEDAPLNSMELVLNPENMEKLAACGVQFLDAPTEIIPMALKYIGEDPDSHDPDVIAKVEPVLMAVRPYIQKFHSSEYINALANGDICVAVGWSGDVLQARDRAAEADNGNEIAYYPFKEGALMWFDQMAIPVDAPNPDGAHKFLNFIMDAQNMAAASNYVYYANGNLASQEYLNEDVIGDPAIYPDEETLENLYTVTPYEPKVQRTVTRLWTKIKSGV, from the coding sequence ATGAAACTTCATGCTCTGACGCTGACCGCCATCGCAGCGCTGGCCACCGCCGCCAGCGCCGAGGAGGTCCGGGTCTACAACTGGTCCGACTATATCGACGAAGCGCTGCTTGAGAAGTTCGAGACCGAAACCGGGATCGACCTGATCTACGACGTGTTCGACAGCAACGAACTGCTGGAGACCAAGATGCTGGCCGGCGGGTCGGGCTATGACGTGGTGGTCCCCACCGGCACCTTCCTGCAGCGCCAGATCATGGCCGGCGCCTTCCAGAAGCTCGACAAGTCGAAGCTGCCCAACCTGGACAACATGTGGGACGCCATCGAAGAACGCACCGCACAATACGATCCGGACAATGAATATTCCATCAACTACATGTGGGGCACCACGGGCCTTGGCGTGAATGTCGGCAAGGTCCAGGAGATCCTGGGCGAGGACGCGCCGCTGAACTCCATGGAACTGGTGCTGAACCCCGAGAACATGGAAAAGCTGGCCGCCTGCGGCGTGCAGTTCCTGGACGCGCCGACCGAAATCATCCCGATGGCGCTGAAATACATCGGCGAAGACCCCGACAGCCACGACCCCGACGTGATCGCCAAGGTCGAACCGGTGCTGATGGCCGTGCGCCCCTACATCCAGAAGTTCCACAGCTCGGAATACATCAACGCGCTGGCGAATGGCGACATCTGCGTCGCCGTGGGCTGGTCGGGCGACGTGCTGCAGGCGCGCGACCGCGCGGCCGAGGCCGACAACGGCAACGAGATCGCGTATTACCCGTTCAAGGAAGGCGCCCTGATGTGGTTCGACCAGATGGCGATCCCCGTCGATGCCCCGAACCCGGACGGCGCGCACAAGTTCCTGAACTTCATCATGGACGCCCAGAACATGGCGGCCGCGTCGAACTATGTCTATTACGCCAACGGCAACCTGGCGAGCCAGGAGTACCTGAACGAGGACGTGATCGGCGATCCGGCCATCTATCCCGACGAAGAGACGCTGGAAAACCTTTACACCGTGACACCCTATGAACCCAAGGTGCAGCGGACCGTCACGCGTCTGTGGACCAAGATCAAGTCGGGCGTCTGA
- the potA_19 gene encoding Spermidine/putrescine import ATP-binding protein PotA gives MTQQVFAPWTDPAAKPLIRFKNVTKRFGTFTAIENLSLDIYEREFFALLGPSGCGKTTMMRMLAGFEDPTEGSIELSGEDIVAVPPNKRAVNMMFQSYALFPHLSVRENIAFGLKREGKPKDEVHARVEEMLRLVQLQKFASRKPHQISGGQRQRVALARSLAKAPKLLLLDEPLGALDKKLREETQFELMDIQEKTGTTFVIVTHDQEEAMTVASRIAVMKDGELMQVATPSQIYENPNSRYVADFIGDVTILEGKATQLDGAYEIHWAEGQPPLRSKSPLSLVDGAACHIAIRPEKVEIHGDRPRDDNVLQGKVIDIGYLGNISTYHVELANGQIIRAQNFNTERDTRRAFTWNDEVWVNWTENCAVLLDH, from the coding sequence TTGACCCAGCAAGTCTTTGCGCCCTGGACCGATCCGGCGGCCAAGCCCCTGATCCGCTTCAAGAACGTCACCAAACGCTTCGGCACGTTCACCGCCATCGAGAACCTGTCGCTGGATATCTACGAGCGTGAATTCTTTGCGCTGCTCGGCCCGTCGGGCTGCGGCAAGACGACGATGATGCGCATGCTGGCCGGGTTCGAGGACCCGACGGAAGGCAGCATCGAGCTGTCAGGCGAGGATATCGTCGCCGTGCCGCCCAACAAGCGCGCCGTGAACATGATGTTCCAGTCCTACGCGCTGTTTCCGCACCTGAGCGTGCGGGAAAACATCGCCTTCGGGCTCAAGCGCGAAGGCAAACCCAAGGACGAGGTCCACGCCCGCGTCGAAGAGATGCTGCGCCTGGTCCAGCTGCAGAAATTCGCCTCGCGCAAGCCGCACCAGATCTCGGGCGGTCAGCGCCAGCGGGTGGCCCTGGCCCGGTCGCTTGCCAAGGCCCCAAAGCTCCTTCTTCTGGATGAACCGCTTGGCGCGCTGGACAAGAAGCTGCGCGAAGAGACCCAGTTCGAACTGATGGACATCCAGGAGAAGACCGGCACCACCTTCGTCATCGTCACCCACGACCAGGAAGAGGCGATGACCGTCGCATCGCGCATCGCGGTGATGAAGGACGGCGAATTGATGCAGGTCGCCACGCCGTCGCAAATCTACGAGAACCCCAATTCCCGCTATGTGGCCGATTTCATCGGCGACGTGACGATCCTGGAAGGCAAGGCGACCCAACTGGACGGCGCCTATGAAATCCACTGGGCCGAGGGCCAGCCGCCGCTTAGGTCGAAATCGCCGCTGAGCCTGGTCGACGGCGCCGCCTGCCACATCGCCATCCGACCCGAAAAGGTCGAGATCCACGGCGACCGGCCCCGCGACGACAATGTCCTGCAGGGCAAGGTGATCGACATCGGCTACCTTGGCAACATCTCGACCTACCACGTGGAACTGGCCAACGGTCAGATCATCCGCGCCCAGAACTTCAACACGGAACGCGACACGCGCCGGGCCTTCACCTGGAACGACGAGGTCTGGGTGAACTGGACCGAAAACTGCGCCGTGTTGCTGGATCACTGA
- the potH_11 gene encoding Putrescine transport system permease protein PotH encodes MRRFLLIAFPYAWLLALFLIPFAIVLKISLSDVALARPPYMPQFSWDEGIGAFIRELDFENFVFLTTDSLYWKAYLSSLQIALISTVLTLFVGYPIAYGMARAPEAWRPTLMMLVILPFWTSFLIRVYAWRGILSQEGYLNQVLLWLGVIHEPLTILNTNIAVYIGVVYTYLPFMILPIYAALEKLDASLIEAAEDLGCSRASAFWLVTIPLSRPGIVAGCFLVFIPTLGEFVIPSLLGGSGTLMIGKVLWEEFFNNRDWPVASAVAIILLLILVVPIVLFQKNQQRQAEADT; translated from the coding sequence ATGCGGCGTTTTCTCCTCATCGCGTTTCCCTACGCCTGGCTGCTGGCGCTGTTCCTGATCCCCTTCGCCATCGTGCTGAAGATCTCGCTGTCGGACGTGGCGCTGGCCCGCCCGCCCTACATGCCGCAGTTTTCCTGGGACGAAGGCATCGGCGCCTTCATCCGCGAACTCGATTTCGAGAATTTCGTCTTCCTGACGACCGATTCCCTGTACTGGAAAGCCTACCTGTCGTCGCTGCAGATCGCGCTGATCTCGACCGTGCTGACGCTGTTCGTGGGCTATCCCATCGCCTATGGCATGGCCCGCGCGCCCGAAGCCTGGCGGCCGACGCTGATGATGCTGGTCATCCTGCCGTTCTGGACGTCGTTCCTGATCCGGGTCTACGCGTGGCGCGGGATCCTCAGCCAGGAAGGTTATCTGAACCAGGTGCTGCTGTGGCTGGGCGTGATCCATGAACCGCTGACGATCCTGAACACCAACATCGCCGTCTACATCGGCGTGGTCTACACCTACCTGCCCTTCATGATCCTGCCGATCTATGCCGCGCTGGAAAAGCTCGACGCGTCGCTGATCGAGGCGGCCGAGGACCTGGGATGTTCGCGGGCCTCGGCCTTCTGGCTGGTGACGATCCCGCTGTCGCGGCCCGGCATCGTGGCCGGCTGCTTCCTGGTCTTCATCCCGACGCTGGGCGAATTCGTCATCCCGTCGCTTCTGGGCGGATCGGGCACGCTGATGATCGGCAAGGTGTTGTGGGAGGAATTCTTCAACAACCGCGACTGGCCTGTGGCGTCCGCCGTGGCGATCATCCTGCTGCTGATCCTGGTCGTTCCCATCGTTCTGTTCCAGAAGAACCAGCAACGCCAGGCGGAGGCCGACACATGA
- the ydcV_16 gene encoding Inner membrane ABC transporter permease protein YdcV, with the protein MNRLSSFNVVSLTLGFAFLYIPMLILIVYSFNESQLVTVWAGFSTKWYGELAHNEAFLDAAWVTLRVGFFSSTLATVLGTMAAYVLVRGGRFTGRTLFSGMVYAPLVMPEVITGLSLLLLFIGIGLDRGILTIVLAHTTFSMCYVSVVVSSRLVTFDKSLEEAALDLGCSPAEAFRLVTLPIIAPAVVSGWLLAFTLSLDDLVIASFTSGPSATTLPIKIFSAVRLGVTPEINALSTIMIGIVTVGVIIASITTKRARVRAEADERLAQRTA; encoded by the coding sequence ATGAACCGCCTGTCCTCCTTCAACGTCGTCTCGCTGACGCTGGGATTTGCCTTCCTCTACATCCCGATGCTGATCCTCATCGTCTACAGCTTCAACGAAAGCCAGCTGGTCACCGTCTGGGCCGGCTTTTCGACCAAGTGGTACGGCGAGCTGGCGCACAACGAGGCCTTCCTGGATGCCGCGTGGGTAACCCTGCGCGTCGGCTTCTTCTCGTCGACGCTGGCGACCGTTCTGGGCACCATGGCCGCCTACGTGCTGGTGCGCGGCGGGCGGTTCACCGGGCGCACGCTGTTTTCCGGCATGGTCTACGCGCCGCTGGTGATGCCCGAAGTCATCACCGGCCTGTCGCTGTTGCTGCTGTTCATCGGCATCGGGCTTGACCGCGGGATCCTGACCATCGTGTTGGCGCATACGACGTTTTCCATGTGCTACGTCTCGGTCGTCGTGTCATCGCGCCTGGTGACCTTTGACAAGTCGCTGGAAGAGGCCGCGCTGGATCTGGGGTGTTCGCCCGCCGAGGCCTTCCGCCTTGTGACCCTGCCGATCATCGCGCCCGCCGTGGTGTCCGGCTGGCTCCTGGCCTTTACCCTGTCGCTGGACGACCTCGTGATCGCCTCCTTCACCTCCGGCCCCTCGGCCACGACGCTACCGATCAAGATCTTCTCGGCCGTCCGCCTGGGCGTCACGCCCGAGATCAACGCGCTGTCGACCATCATGATCGGCATCGTGACCGTGGGCGTCATCATCGCCTCGATCACGACGAAACGCGCCCGTGTCCGCGCCGAGGCGGACGAAAGACTGGCTCAACGCACTGCATGA
- the puuB_5 gene encoding Gamma-glutamylputrescine oxidoreductase translates to MKHIFPDYTYGPGPRANCWWDQTIAAPDWPAFDGEARCDVAIVGGGFTGITAALRLADAGLSVTVLEAGAPGFGASGRNGGFCCLGGGKIKNADLTRQFGNEGRKHYRATEVAAIHFVAGQLDRYGIDADTHSNGETMLAHNPRVARGFDADARIVAEDYGVEAQVHSAADLPGLGLTTSDAHGAITVPVGFGLNPRKYLFGVAAAAQAVGARLCSDSQVTAIEPQGDGHLLRTARGTLRADRVIIATNGYSSEDLPDWLAARYMPAQSSVLVTRPMTPAELDAQGWTSPQMTYDSRNLLHYFRLMPDNRMIFGMRGGILSSARVDALALQRVRHDFEAMFPAWRHVETPFGWSGMVCLARNQTPYIGPVPGRPGLYASLAYHGNGVAMGSFAGHLIAGELLGSARETIPAAMRRPMTRFPFGPYRRILVPPVYLSMKLADL, encoded by the coding sequence ATGAAACACATATTTCCTGACTACACCTATGGCCCGGGTCCCCGGGCCAATTGCTGGTGGGACCAGACCATCGCCGCCCCCGACTGGCCCGCCTTCGATGGCGAAGCGCGCTGCGACGTGGCGATCGTCGGCGGCGGCTTCACCGGCATCACCGCGGCCCTGCGCCTGGCGGACGCCGGGCTGTCGGTCACCGTCCTTGAAGCCGGCGCGCCGGGCTTCGGCGCCTCGGGGCGCAACGGCGGGTTCTGCTGCCTGGGCGGCGGCAAGATCAAGAACGCCGACCTGACCCGCCAGTTCGGAAACGAGGGGCGCAAGCATTACCGCGCCACCGAAGTCGCGGCGATCCACTTCGTCGCCGGCCAGCTTGACCGCTACGGAATCGACGCCGACACCCATTCGAACGGCGAAACCATGCTGGCCCACAACCCGCGCGTCGCCCGTGGCTTCGACGCCGACGCCCGGATCGTTGCCGAGGATTACGGGGTCGAGGCCCAGGTTCATTCGGCCGCCGACCTGCCGGGGCTGGGCCTGACCACCTCCGACGCCCATGGTGCGATCACGGTGCCGGTGGGCTTCGGCCTCAACCCCCGGAAATACCTGTTCGGTGTCGCCGCCGCCGCGCAGGCGGTCGGCGCGCGGCTGTGCAGTGACAGCCAGGTGACGGCGATCGAACCGCAGGGGGACGGCCATCTGTTGCGCACCGCCCGGGGCACCCTGCGTGCCGACCGTGTGATCATCGCCACCAACGGCTATTCCAGCGAAGACCTTCCCGACTGGCTTGCCGCGCGCTACATGCCGGCGCAATCCAGCGTTCTGGTCACCCGTCCGATGACGCCCGCCGAACTGGACGCGCAGGGCTGGACCAGCCCGCAGATGACCTACGACAGCCGCAACCTGCTGCATTATTTCCGCCTGATGCCGGACAACCGGATGATCTTCGGCATGCGCGGCGGGATCCTGTCCTCGGCCCGGGTCGATGCGCTGGCGCTGCAACGGGTCCGGCACGATTTCGAAGCGATGTTCCCCGCCTGGCGTCACGTCGAAACACCCTTCGGCTGGTCCGGAATGGTCTGCCTGGCCCGCAACCAGACGCCCTATATCGGTCCGGTCCCCGGCCGCCCCGGCCTTTACGCCTCGCTCGCCTATCATGGCAACGGCGTCGCCATGGGGTCCTTCGCCGGGCACCTGATCGCCGGAGAGCTGCTCGGCTCGGCCCGGGAAACCATCCCGGCCGCGATGCGCCGCCCAATGACGCGGTTTCCCTTCGGTCCCTATCGGCGCATCCTCGTGCCGCCAGTTTACCTGAGCATGAAGCTGGCCGACCTCTGA
- the flgD gene encoding Basal-body rod modification protein FlgD — MSDLATSSAYSLATPPSSAANNTATTTSEATLSSDFETFLKMLTAQARYQDPLEPLDSSEYAAQLAQFSMVEQQVLTNENLSIVQAQVATTNMELLSGMIGLEARSYAGAYFDGTPITVTPNPAAASDTVFLVVYDEDGNEVDRQVLPVSADPVDWDGMNSSGEQLPDGIYTFKVESWADDEKLLDEPASTYSEILEAQSIGGQTVVVLKGGIPIATAAITGLRKPGDETAAPPVTTPTPSEV; from the coding sequence ATGAGCGATCTTGCCACTTCGTCGGCCTATTCCCTGGCCACCCCCCCGTCATCGGCCGCGAACAACACGGCGACGACGACATCCGAGGCAACCCTGTCGTCGGATTTCGAGACCTTCCTGAAGATGCTCACGGCCCAGGCCAGGTACCAGGATCCGCTCGAACCGCTGGATTCGTCGGAGTATGCGGCGCAGTTGGCGCAGTTTTCGATGGTTGAACAGCAGGTTCTGACCAACGAAAACCTGTCCATCGTGCAGGCGCAGGTCGCGACCACGAACATGGAGCTGCTGTCCGGCATGATCGGGCTGGAGGCGCGCAGTTATGCCGGGGCTTATTTCGACGGAACGCCGATCACCGTGACGCCGAACCCTGCTGCCGCGTCCGACACGGTCTTCCTTGTCGTCTACGACGAGGATGGCAATGAGGTCGACCGCCAGGTTCTGCCCGTTTCTGCGGACCCGGTGGATTGGGACGGCATGAATTCGAGTGGCGAGCAACTGCCCGACGGGATCTATACCTTCAAAGTGGAAAGCTGGGCGGACGACGAGAAACTGCTCGACGAACCGGCCAGCACCTATTCCGAGATTCTCGAGGCCCAGTCCATTGGTGGGCAGACGGTGGTCGTTCTCAAGGGTGGGATACCCATTGCGACGGCGGCCATCACGGGCCTGCGCAAGCCGGGGGATGAAACGGCGGCGCCGCCGGTCACCACCCCGACGCCGAGCGAAGTCTGA
- a CDS encoding Flagellar hook-length control protein FliK, with protein sequence MPDLLSILGATPPKGGNSDIARLSGAITPLKSDVFSSVLLSLAEGEQTVAANVSAVIHEADAGDDAAAEESLEGEDADCECPPLDAETNQAENQQPAGEDLFGLTEAEEGEVDAVGADEPRDDVADHRPRATLEADKPPAWHFGTHPIESAVRGALFMTAASVDRKSMSDVRVGAIMANTGAGTSAHVDRTGPPESGLSVAKAGATPTMASPGAADQIVSAEPVANSAAREASSKENRAFSAGSPVATPVVNDTENAGALRAEAKPAEPVSAKPAVIGQEKPAPGPAAPVPPDRVMQPTSSASRSPAGTSDPGAVSTNRPSEPSAPAQQAGPATALPPSGRTDMPSPAMPREPSPQSSRSPRAGIESAEPRTAREETATAPAPLSRTAATAGQQPSQPVQNPAVFDAATTLSNTEARVEPSAVQTVDTVSRTFESAPGQPMVAARPEVARDIGRQLAPSIMAAADGSVDIALSPKELGHVRMSLSVTDTGVTLLVSAERPETIELMRRHSSELSAALREMGYENIAFSFGTGGDAGSAGGAQDQNQTGAAVTSEGGDSDPMPNGGAAEPASSGRIAPDGSLDIRI encoded by the coding sequence ATGCCCGATCTTTTGTCCATACTTGGCGCTACCCCGCCGAAGGGCGGCAATTCCGACATTGCCCGCCTGTCCGGGGCGATCACGCCATTGAAAAGCGACGTATTTTCCAGTGTCCTTCTGTCCTTGGCCGAAGGTGAACAGACTGTCGCGGCCAATGTGTCGGCGGTGATTCACGAAGCGGACGCTGGCGACGATGCAGCGGCCGAAGAGTCTCTGGAAGGCGAGGATGCGGATTGCGAATGCCCGCCCCTGGATGCCGAAACGAACCAGGCCGAGAATCAGCAACCGGCGGGCGAAGACCTGTTCGGTCTGACTGAGGCTGAGGAGGGAGAGGTGGACGCCGTTGGGGCCGATGAACCGCGCGATGATGTTGCGGATCACCGTCCGCGTGCCACCTTGGAGGCGGACAAGCCCCCGGCCTGGCATTTCGGAACCCATCCGATTGAATCGGCGGTGCGCGGTGCGCTGTTCATGACAGCGGCTTCGGTCGATCGCAAAAGCATGTCGGATGTGCGTGTCGGCGCGATCATGGCCAACACTGGTGCGGGCACGTCCGCGCACGTCGATCGAACCGGCCCGCCGGAGAGTGGGCTTTCCGTGGCGAAGGCAGGGGCGACCCCGACGATGGCCAGCCCGGGCGCGGCGGATCAGATCGTGTCGGCGGAGCCGGTTGCAAACTCAGCGGCAAGGGAGGCCAGTTCCAAGGAAAACCGGGCGTTTTCTGCGGGGTCTCCTGTGGCAACGCCGGTAGTCAACGACACCGAAAACGCCGGCGCATTGCGCGCGGAAGCCAAGCCCGCGGAACCTGTCAGCGCAAAACCCGCGGTGATCGGGCAGGAGAAGCCAGCGCCAGGCCCCGCGGCTCCGGTTCCGCCCGACAGGGTGATGCAGCCGACCTCGAGCGCAAGCCGTTCGCCCGCGGGAACATCGGATCCGGGTGCAGTTTCAACCAATCGACCCTCCGAGCCATCAGCGCCTGCGCAGCAGGCTGGACCCGCCACCGCGCTGCCGCCATCTGGCCGAACGGACATGCCGTCGCCCGCAATGCCCCGGGAACCCTCGCCTCAAAGCAGCCGATCGCCGCGCGCTGGCATCGAGTCGGCGGAGCCGCGCACGGCGCGAGAGGAAACAGCCACGGCGCCCGCGCCATTGTCGCGCACGGCCGCGACGGCCGGTCAGCAACCGTCGCAACCGGTTCAGAACCCGGCGGTGTTTGATGCCGCGACCACCCTGTCGAACACTGAAGCCCGGGTCGAACCGTCCGCCGTTCAGACGGTCGATACAGTGTCGCGCACCTTTGAAAGCGCTCCTGGGCAACCGATGGTTGCGGCCCGGCCCGAGGTCGCGCGCGACATCGGCAGGCAACTGGCGCCCAGCATCATGGCCGCGGCCGACGGATCGGTCGATATCGCGCTCAGCCCGAAAGAGCTGGGGCATGTGCGCATGTCGCTTTCGGTCACGGACACCGGCGTGACGCTGTTGGTCAGCGCAGAGCGGCCAGAGACGATCGAGCTCATGCGCCGCCATTCCAGCGAGCTGAGCGCGGCGCTTCGCGAAATGGGATACGAGAACATCGCCTTTTCCTTCGGAACCGGAGGCGATGCGGGTTCGGCCGGGGGGGCGCAGGACCAGAACCAGACAGGCGCCGCCGTGACGTCCGAAGGCGGCGACAGTGACCCGATGCCCAACGGCGGCGCGGCAGAGCCGGCAAGTTCCGGCCGGATCGCGCCGGACGGCAGCCTCGACATTCGAATCTAG
- a CDS encoding Rod binding protein, which yields MITLPVAQMADSPRIPQKEPLQKAAEELETVFLAEMLKSAGLNKAPDLFSGGAGEDQFQSFLIRAQAEQMVQSGGVGLAASLFHALSER from the coding sequence ATGATCACCCTGCCTGTGGCCCAGATGGCCGATTCCCCCCGCATTCCGCAAAAGGAGCCATTGCAAAAAGCGGCGGAGGAACTTGAAACCGTTTTCCTGGCCGAGATGTTGAAGTCGGCGGGGTTGAACAAGGCGCCGGACCTTTTCAGCGGCGGTGCCGGAGAAGATCAGTTCCAGTCCTTTTTGATCCGCGCCCAGGCCGAACAGATGGTCCAGTCCGGCGGAGTCGGACTGGCTGCTTCCCTTTTTCATGCATTGAGCGAACGATAG
- a CDS encoding FlgN protein has translation MTQDTIDKLIDELDELLDAERRALLAGNLDELSRLYDNKEKLVASLNALDRIEAEHLAGLQKKMSHNQRLLTSAMEGIRAVADRMAELRRLRQSLSTYDREGKRKQIATPTEQKLEKRA, from the coding sequence ATGACCCAGGACACCATCGACAAGCTGATCGACGAACTCGACGAACTGCTGGACGCCGAGCGTCGCGCCCTTCTGGCCGGCAATCTGGACGAGTTGAGCCGCCTCTACGACAACAAGGAAAAACTTGTCGCCAGCTTGAACGCGCTGGACCGGATCGAGGCCGAGCATCTGGCGGGTCTGCAGAAAAAGATGAGCCACAATCAAAGGCTTCTGACAAGCGCAATGGAAGGCATCCGCGCCGTTGCCGACCGCATGGCCGAGCTTCGCCGCCTGCGCCAGAGCCTGTCGACCTACGACCGCGAGGGCAAGCGCAAGCAGATCGCCACCCCGACCGAGCAAAAACTGGAGAAACGGGCCTGA